The Cucumis melo cultivar AY chromosome 6, USDA_Cmelo_AY_1.0, whole genome shotgun sequence genome includes a region encoding these proteins:
- the LOC103504230 gene encoding eukaryotic translation initiation factor 3 subunit A-like isoform X3, with the protein MLMQVELGCWKVYLGKILILKIIFYCEEESRRLKLLKITEEAEQKRLAAEYEQRKNQRLRREIEERELEEAQALLQEAEKRVGKKKGSKKPVLDSEKLSKQALMQLALTEQLRERQEMEKKLQKLAKTMDYLERAKREEAAPLIEASFQQRLLEERMVHERNQQLSKEGTVLCLIFGQSATGALLDHIIQNHVASPHLANRAASQKTATSEIRGFRPKRFPRDSVT; encoded by the exons ATGCTCATGCAGGTGGAGTTGGGGTGTTGGAAAGTGTACCTGGGCAAGATTCTGATTCTGAAG ATCATCTTTTACTGTGAGGAGGAATCAAGAAGGTTAAAATTACTGAAGATAACTGAAGAAGCCGAGCAAAAGCGGCTTGCTGCAGAATACGAACAAAGGAAAAACCAACGGCTTCGTAGGGAAATAGAAGAACGAGAACTTGAAGAAGCACAGGCTCTACTTCAAGAAGCTGAAAAGCGTGTTGGTAAAAAGAAGGGAAGCAAGAAACCGGTTCTTGACTCT GAAAAATTGTCGAAACAAGCTTTAATGCAATTGGCCCTTACTGAACAATTAAGGGAGAGGCAGGAAATGGAGAAGAAATTACAAAAGCTAGCTAAAACTATGGACTATCTAGAAAGAGCAAAAAGAGAAGAGGCGGCACCGTTAATTGAGGCTTCATTTCAGCAACGTTTGCTGGAAGAGAGAATGGTTCATGAACGTAATCAGCAG CTTAGTAAAGAGGGAACAGTTTTATGTCTAATATTTGGTCAGAGTGCTACCGGTGCTCTACTTGATCACATAATTCAAAATCATGTTGCCTCTCCTCATCTTGCAAACCGTGCTGCTTCGCAAA AAACTGCCACATCAGAAATAAGAGGCTTCAGGCCAAAAAGGTTCCCCAGAGACTCCGTGACATAA
- the LOC103504230 gene encoding eukaryotic translation initiation factor 3 subunit A-like isoform X4 yields MLMQVELGCWKVYLGKILILKIIFYCEEESRRLKLLKITEEAEQKRLAAEYEQRKNQRLRREIEERELEEAQALLQEAEKRVGKKKGSKKPVLDSEKLSKQALMQLALTEQLRERQEMEKKLQKLAKTMDYLERAKREEAAPLIEASFQQRLLEERMVHERNQQLSKEGTVLCLIFGQSATGALLDHIIQNHVASPHLANRAASQN; encoded by the exons ATGCTCATGCAGGTGGAGTTGGGGTGTTGGAAAGTGTACCTGGGCAAGATTCTGATTCTGAAG ATCATCTTTTACTGTGAGGAGGAATCAAGAAGGTTAAAATTACTGAAGATAACTGAAGAAGCCGAGCAAAAGCGGCTTGCTGCAGAATACGAACAAAGGAAAAACCAACGGCTTCGTAGGGAAATAGAAGAACGAGAACTTGAAGAAGCACAGGCTCTACTTCAAGAAGCTGAAAAGCGTGTTGGTAAAAAGAAGGGAAGCAAGAAACCGGTTCTTGACTCT GAAAAATTGTCGAAACAAGCTTTAATGCAATTGGCCCTTACTGAACAATTAAGGGAGAGGCAGGAAATGGAGAAGAAATTACAAAAGCTAGCTAAAACTATGGACTATCTAGAAAGAGCAAAAAGAGAAGAGGCGGCACCGTTAATTGAGGCTTCATTTCAGCAACGTTTGCTGGAAGAGAGAATGGTTCATGAACGTAATCAGCAG CTTAGTAAAGAGGGAACAGTTTTATGTCTAATATTTGGTCAGAGTGCTACCGGTGCTCTACTTGATCACATAATTCAAAATCATGTTGCCTCTCCTCATCTTGCAAACCGTGCTGCTTCGCAAA attga
- the LOC103504230 gene encoding eukaryotic translation initiation factor 3 subunit A-like isoform X1 — MLMQVELGCWKVYLGKILILKIIFYCEEESRRLKLLKITEEAEQKRLAAEYEQRKNQRLRREIEERELEEAQALLQEAEKRVGKKKGSKKPVLDSEKLSKQALMQLALTEQLRERQEMEKKLQKLAKTMDYLERAKREEAAPLIEASFQQRLLEERMVHERNQQLSKEGTVLCLIFGQSATGALLDHIIQNHVASPHLANRAASQRVKVLLTHFLKTFGWLRIKIDTRKPYSQAELDEVRVELVEFLGSYI; from the exons ATGCTCATGCAGGTGGAGTTGGGGTGTTGGAAAGTGTACCTGGGCAAGATTCTGATTCTGAAG ATCATCTTTTACTGTGAGGAGGAATCAAGAAGGTTAAAATTACTGAAGATAACTGAAGAAGCCGAGCAAAAGCGGCTTGCTGCAGAATACGAACAAAGGAAAAACCAACGGCTTCGTAGGGAAATAGAAGAACGAGAACTTGAAGAAGCACAGGCTCTACTTCAAGAAGCTGAAAAGCGTGTTGGTAAAAAGAAGGGAAGCAAGAAACCGGTTCTTGACTCT GAAAAATTGTCGAAACAAGCTTTAATGCAATTGGCCCTTACTGAACAATTAAGGGAGAGGCAGGAAATGGAGAAGAAATTACAAAAGCTAGCTAAAACTATGGACTATCTAGAAAGAGCAAAAAGAGAAGAGGCGGCACCGTTAATTGAGGCTTCATTTCAGCAACGTTTGCTGGAAGAGAGAATGGTTCATGAACGTAATCAGCAG CTTAGTAAAGAGGGAACAGTTTTATGTCTAATATTTGGTCAGAGTGCTACCGGTGCTCTACTTGATCACATAATTCAAAATCATGTTGCCTCTCCTCATCTTGCAAACCGTGCTGCTTCGCAAA GGGTTAAAGTGTTACTCACacactttttgaaaacttttggTTGGTTGAGAATCAAA attgatacaagaaaaccatactcacaggccgagttagatgaggtgcgggttgagttggttgagtttttgggttcgtacatatga
- the LOC103504230 gene encoding eukaryotic translation initiation factor 3 subunit A-like isoform X2: protein MLMQVELGCWKVYLGKILILKIIFYCEEESRRLKLLKITEEAEQKRLAAEYEQRKNQRLRREIEERELEEAQALLQEAEKRVGKKKGSKKPVLDSEKLSKQALMQLALTEQLRERQEMEKKLQKLAKTMDYLERAKREEAAPLIEASFQQRLLEERMVHERNQQLSKEGTVLCLIFGQSATGALLDHIIQNHVASPHLANRAASQRVKVLLTHFLKTFGWLRIKKLPHQK, encoded by the exons ATGCTCATGCAGGTGGAGTTGGGGTGTTGGAAAGTGTACCTGGGCAAGATTCTGATTCTGAAG ATCATCTTTTACTGTGAGGAGGAATCAAGAAGGTTAAAATTACTGAAGATAACTGAAGAAGCCGAGCAAAAGCGGCTTGCTGCAGAATACGAACAAAGGAAAAACCAACGGCTTCGTAGGGAAATAGAAGAACGAGAACTTGAAGAAGCACAGGCTCTACTTCAAGAAGCTGAAAAGCGTGTTGGTAAAAAGAAGGGAAGCAAGAAACCGGTTCTTGACTCT GAAAAATTGTCGAAACAAGCTTTAATGCAATTGGCCCTTACTGAACAATTAAGGGAGAGGCAGGAAATGGAGAAGAAATTACAAAAGCTAGCTAAAACTATGGACTATCTAGAAAGAGCAAAAAGAGAAGAGGCGGCACCGTTAATTGAGGCTTCATTTCAGCAACGTTTGCTGGAAGAGAGAATGGTTCATGAACGTAATCAGCAG CTTAGTAAAGAGGGAACAGTTTTATGTCTAATATTTGGTCAGAGTGCTACCGGTGCTCTACTTGATCACATAATTCAAAATCATGTTGCCTCTCCTCATCTTGCAAACCGTGCTGCTTCGCAAA GGGTTAAAGTGTTACTCACacactttttgaaaacttttggTTGGTTGAGAATCAAA AAACTGCCACATCAGAAATAA